Proteins encoded in a region of the Cydia splendana chromosome 19, ilCydSple1.2, whole genome shotgun sequence genome:
- the LOC134800347 gene encoding venom serine carboxypeptidase-like, with translation MLHILLVFIAYTTLLCGLLQDATGERVPVTDDTGPGEPLFLTPYIERGNVKEARRLARVTLNDSLNIESYAGFFTVNKAYDSNQFFWYFPSMSPDKAKAPVLVWLQGGPGGSSLFGLFVENGPIRAVKGQFERRKYHWALNHHLIYIDNPVGAGFSFTNDTNGFCTDEKQVGEQLYSTLTQFFQLFPELQQNAFFITGESYAGKYVPALGYTIMKKGSTAKIKVNLKGLMIGGAWINPDSQKHYWAFHVCDDSHNVQNLMKGNQTWILNSFNEEDEYISVLNKNAVRKAIHVGDLSYSKLNHTVYHKMDVDFCQSMAPWLSEILDHYPVTLYGGELDSTVPYDGIVDFLRNHFNFTGASEYKSAKQYEWRVDGEPAGCVRRGGLLTEIYVLDAGHYVPADQPKRAWDMITRITSGKGFDQKEICFTP, from the coding sequence ATGTTGCATATATTGTTGGTGTTTATAGCCTATACCACATTATTATGTGGCCTCCTCCAAGACGCCACGGGAGAGCGTGTGCCCGTGACTGACGATACGGGTCCAGGAGAGCCCTTATTTCTGACGCCGTATATCGAGCGAGGCAACGTCAAGGAAGCGAGGCGGCTGGCACGAGTTACGCTCAACGACAGCTTAAACATAGAGAGCTACGCGGGCTTCTTCACCGTCAATAAGGCCTACGACTCAAACCAATTCTTCTGGTACTTCCCTAGCATGTCCCCGGACAAAGCCAAGGCACCCGTGCTCGTGTGGCTGCAAGGCGGTCCAGGAGGGTCATCGCTGTTCGGTTTATTCGTCGAAAATGGACCCATTAGAGCAGTAAAAGGACAATTCGAGCGCAGGAAATACCACTGGGCACTGAATCACCACCTCATTTACATCGACAACCCTGTGGGCGCAGGATTCAGCTTCACTAATGATACAAACGGGTTTTGTACAGACGAAAAACAGGTGGGTGAACAGCTATATTCAACCTTAACACAGTTCTTCCAACTTTTTCCGGAGCTGCAACAAAATGCTTTCTTCATCACGGGTGAATCATACGCTGGAAAATATGTCCCAGCCCTTGGTTATACTATCATGAAGAAGGGTTCAACGGCAAAAATTAAGGTTAACCTTAAAGGTCTCATGATTGGTGGGGCTTGGATAAATCCCGACAGTCAGAAACACTATTGGGCATTTCATGTCTGTGACGACAGTCACAATGTTCAAAACCTTATGAAAGGAAATCAAACGTGGATTTTGAATAGCTTTAACGAAGAAGACGAATACATTTCAGTATTAAATAAAAACGCTGTAAGAAAAGCTATCCATGTTGGGGACTTGTCGTATTCTAAGTTGAATCACACTGTGTATCATAAAATGGACGTTGATTTTTGTCAATCCATGGCTCCCTGGTTGTCGGAAATACTAGACCATTATCCGGTAACGCTTTATGGTGGAGAATTAGACTCTACAGTACCGTATGATGGGATTGTAGATTTTTTGCGGAACCATTTCAATTTCACGGGCGCCTCGGAGTACAAGTCTGCAAAGCAGTACGAGTGGAGGGTGGACGGCGAGCCGGCGGGGTGCGTGCGGCGCGGGGGCCTGCTGACGGAGATCTACGTGCTGGACGCGGGGCACTACGTGCCTGCAGACCAGCCCAAGCGCGCCTGGGATATGATCACGAGGATCACGAGCGGGAAGGGCTTTGACCAAAAAGAGATTTGCTTTACACCATGa
- the LOC134800348 gene encoding venom serine carboxypeptidase-like, translating into MKVVLWIILQILASSQCLHPYPKINLSKRAVGDCGEPLLLTPHIENGQIAEAKQLARVPITDDLGIESYAGFFTVNKTFDSNQFFWYFPSVETDKEKAPVLLWLQGGPGGSSMFGLFKENGPIRVRNGSFERREYHWALNHHLIYIDNPVGAGFSFTNHEEGYLSDEIQVGEQLYSTLTQFFKLFPELQQNEFFISGESYAGKYVPALGYTIHKKNPSAESKINLKGLAIGNGLIDPVNQVVLYSEYLYQIGLVDLNQRTTIKGYEDKLKKHIENSEWDQASDIFDTLLGRDMLEGKSYLTNVTGFNSWFNYLRTEDYGDGEDFGPMLQNSTVRKGIHVGQASYNESSTIVEKRFKHDIMQSVAPWLSELLSHYNCLIYNGQVDIILAYPYTVNYLRKLNFSGSEEYKTAERNFWKVDGELAGYVKRAGKLVEVLVRNAGHMVPTDQPKWAWDMITRFTHHMSYLT; encoded by the coding sequence ATGAAGGTTGTTCTGTGGATTATTTTGCAAATCCTTGCATCTTCCCAGTGTCTTCATCCTTACCCGAAGATAAACCTAAGCAAAAGGGCCGTCGGAGATTGTGGTGAGCCTCTATTACTAACACCACATATTGAAAATGGTCAAATAGCCGAAGCGAAGCAGCTAGCGCGAGTTCCAATAACAGATGACTTGGGCATCGAGAGCTACGCGGGCTTTTTCACGGTCAACAAAACCTTCGACTCGAATCAGTTCTTCTGGTACTTCCCGAGCGTGGAAACAGATAAAGAAAAGGCGCCTGTACTTTTATGGCTACAGGGTGGCCCCGGAGGCTCATCCATGTTCGGTCTTTTTAAGGAAAATGGACCAATACGAGTAAGGAATGGCAGTTTTGAGCGTAGAGAATACCACTGGGCGTTGAATCACCATCTCATTTACATCGACAATCCGGTTGGCGCAGGATTCAGCTTCACTAATCACGAGGAAGGATATCTCTCTGACGAGATACAAGTCGGTGAGCAGCTCTACTCCACCCTGACTCAGTTCTTCAAGCTGTTTCCGGAACTACAGCAAAATGAGTTCTTCATTAGCGGAGAGTCTTATGCTGGAAAATACGTCCCAGCTCTAGGCTACACTATCCATAAGAAAAATCCTTCAGCGGAAAGCAAAATAAACCTCAAAGGCTTAGCCATTGGCAATGGTTTAATCGATCCTGTTAACCAGGTTGTCCTTTATAGCGAATATTTGTATCAAATAGGGCTTGTCGATTTGAACCAACGAACAACAATTAAGGGATATGAAGATAAACTTAAGAAGCATATAGAAAACAGTGAATGGGACCAAGCGAGCGATATATTTGACACTCTTCTTGGGAGAGACATGCTTGAAGGCAAAAGCTACTTAACCAATGTGACCGGTTTCAATTCTTGGTTTAATTACTTACGTACAGAGGACTACGGTGACGGAGAGGACTTCGGTCCCATGCTGCAGAACAGCACTGTTCGGAAAGGCATCCATGTGGGACAAGCTTCTTACAACGAATCatcaactatagtagaaaaaCGATTCAAACACGATATAATGCAGTCTGTCGCTCCGTGGTTGTCTGAACTACTAAGTCACTACAACTGTCTTATTTATAACGGGCAAGTGGACATAATACTAGCTTATCCTTACACGGTCAACTACTTGCGGAAGCTGAACTTTTCAGGTTCAGAGGAATATAAAACAGCTGAACGTAATTTTTGGAAAGTGGACGGGGAGCTGGCTGGGTACGTGAAGCGAGCCGGGAAGCTGGTAGAGGTCCTGGTGAGGAACGCTGGGCACATGGTGCCGACGGACCAGCCGAAATGGGCCTGGGACATGATTACACGGTTCACACATCACATGTCCTATCTGACTTGA
- the LOC134799834 gene encoding venom serine carboxypeptidase-like has protein sequence MHLILLFLFTYISFVCALFPYVYPRIELAASLTGDAGTPLYLTPFLKNGSIDSAQKLSRVSLTTKLGFESHAGFFTVDEHYQSNLYFWYFPTFSEDPNAPVILWLQGGPGGSSLFGLFTEIGPLIATKKGFKLRKHHWALNSHLIFIDNPVGTGFSFTNNKGYCTDENCVALGLYNAMQQFFTLFPDLRRHKFFITGESYAGKYIPALGMEIHNQNPKAVNKINLQGMAMGNAFCDPANQLDYGNYLYQHGLIDNNQLQVFEKLQAKITAEISKENWVQADLLMDLMMDGDVINFSYFKNYTGFDNYYNFLKTSEVDITIFAKWLQDNEARKSIHVGNLPFHSGKEVQLHLALDILKSVASYVKTLLSHYRILIYNGQLDIIVAYPLTEKFLQNLDFSSAKEYKTAPRKIWRVGDEVAGYKKKAGNLTELLVRNAGHMVPHDQPKWAFDMITRFIQGKM, from the coding sequence atgcatttaattttattatttctgtTTACATACATAAGTTTTGTATGTGCGTTGTTCCCCTACGTGTATCCTAGGATTGAACTTGCAGCATCGCTCACTGGAGACGCCGGGACACCATTATATCTCACTCCATTCTTGAAAAATGGCTCCATAGACTCGGCACAAAAGCTTTCCCGAGTGTCTTTGACTACCAAACTTGGCTTCGAGAGTCATGCCGGCTTCTTTACGGTGGACGAACATTATCAATCTAACCTGTACTTCTGGTACTTTCCAACGTTTTCCGAAGATCCCAATGCACCCGTTATCCTGTGGTTGCAAGGCGGGCCCGGCGGAAGCTCCTTATTCGGACTGTTCACGGAAATAGGGCCTTTAATAGCAACTAAGAAAGGCTTCAAATTGAGGAAGCACCACTGGGCATTGAACAGCCATCTTATTTTCATAGACAACCCTGTCGGCACAGGATTTAGTTTTACTAACAACAAAGGTTATTGTACTGATGAAAACTGTGTTGCACTCGGCTTGTACAATGCTATGCAACAATTCTTCACCCTATTTCCTGATTTAAGAAGGCACAAGTTTTTTATAACCGGGGAATCTTATGCGGGGAAGTATATACCAGCTTTAGGTATGGAGATACATAATCAAAATCCTAAAGCTGTTAATAAAATTAACCTACAAGGTATGGCAATGGGAAATGCTTTCTGTGATCCCGCTAACCAACTAGATTACGGTAACTACTTGTATCAACATGGACTTATAGATAATAATCAGCTACAAGTATTCGAGAAGCTGCAAGCAAAGATCACAGCTGAAATAAGCAAAGAGAACTGGGTGCAAGCAGATTTACTGATGGATTTAATGATGGATGGAGACGTGATAAACTTCTCATACTTCAAGAACTACACTGGTTTtgataactattataattttcttaAAACAAGTGAAGTAGACATTACTATATTTGCTAAGTGGCTGCAGGACAACGAAGCTCGAAAGAGCATTCATGTTGGAAACCTGCCTTTCCACTCTGGTAAAGAAGTGCAGTTACATTTAGCATTAGACATACTGAAATCTGTGGCATCGTATGTTAAAACATTGCTGTCTCACTACCGAATACTTATATACAACGGACAGCTAGATATAATCGTTGCTTATCCGCTAACAGAAAAGTTTCTACAGAATTTAGACTTCAGTTCTGCCAAGGAGTATAAAACTGCTCCAAGGAAGATATGGAGGGTCGGGGATGAGGTGGCTGGGTATAAGAAGAAAGCTGGCAACTTGACAGAGTTGCTGGTGAGAAATGCTGGCCATATGGTGCCGCATGACCAGCCTAAGTGGGCATTTGATATGATCACACGTTTTATTCAAGGCAAAATGTGA